A genomic window from Solanum dulcamara chromosome 11, daSolDulc1.2, whole genome shotgun sequence includes:
- the LOC129873659 gene encoding 26S proteasome non-ATPase regulatory subunit 4 homolog, whose protein sequence is MVLEATMICIDNSEWMRNGDYSPNRFQALADAVNLICGAKTQSNPENTVGLLTMAGKGVRVLVTPTSDLGKILACMHGLEIGGEMNLAAGIQVAQLALKHRQNKKQQQRIIVFAGSPVKYDKKVLEMIGRKLKKNSVALDVVNFGEDDEGKSEKLEALVAAVNNNESSHIIHIPPGPNALSDVLISTPIFTGDGEGGSGFAAAAAAAAAGGVSGYDFGVDPNLDPELALALRVSMEEERARQEAAAKKAAEEAGNQEKGENQSTSQDVAMAENVNAGTSEPESKAADLMEDENALLQQALAMSMDDSSSNVATRDTDMSEAASEDQDLALALQLSVQDSSNDQSNQTDMSKLLADQSFVSSILASLPGVDPNDPSVKDLLASMQGQSEKKDEDNDKEQKEDKK, encoded by the exons ATGGTGCTCGAG GCGACAATGATCTGCATCGACAATTCGGAGTGGATGCGAAACGGTGATTACTCGCCCAATAGGTTCCAAGCTCTAGCAGACGCTGTTAATCTCATCTGTGGTGCCAAAACCCAG TCTAATCCCGAGAATACAGTTGGACTTCTGACCATGGCTGGTAAAGGGGTTCGAGTGTTGGTCACTCCGACTAGCGATCTTGGAAAAATCTTAGCTTGTATGCACG GATTGGAGATAGGCGGTGAGATGAATTTGGCTGCTGGAATCCAGGTAGCCCAGTTAGCTTTGAAGCACCGACAAAACAAGAAGCAGCAACAAAGGATCATAGTTTTTGCTGGCAG CCCTGTTAAATATGACAAGAAGGTCTTGGAGATGATTGggagaaaattgaagaagaatagtgTAGCTCTTGATGTGGTTAATTTTGGTGAAGATGATGAAGGGAAATCTGAGAAGCTAGAGGCACTAGTTGCTGCGGTTAATAACAACGAGAGTAGTCACATCATTCATATTCCTCCTGGTCCTAATGCTCTCTCTGATGTGCTTATAAG TACTCCTATTTTTACTGGTGATGGTGAGGGTGGCAGTGGatttgctgctgctgctgcagcGGCTGCTGCTGGTGGAGTGTCTGGATATGATTTTGGTGTAGATCCTAATTTGGATCCAGAACTTGCTCTCGCACTCCGAGTTTCAATGGAGGAAGAAAGGGCGAGGCAAGAAGCAGCTGCAAAGAAGGCTGCAGAAGAAGCTGGTaaccaagagaaaggagaaaatCAGTCTACTTCCCAGGATGTTGCTATGGCTGAAAATGTCAATGCAGGAACTTCTGAACCTGAAAGCAAAGCAGCTGATCTAATG GAAGATGAGAATGCCTTGTTACAGCAAGCTCTTGCAATGTCGATGGATGACTCGTCCTCCAATGTTGCTACACGAGACACTGACATGTCAGAAGCAGCTTCTGAAGATCAAGACTTGGCACTTG CTCTTCAATTGTCTGTGCAAGACAGTTCAAATGATCAGTCAAATCAGACAGATATGAGCAAGCTGTTGGCAGATCAATCATTCGTGTCATCAATCCTTGCCTCA CTTCCAGGTGTTGATCCAAACGATCCTTCCGTTAAAGATTTGCTTGCTTCCATGCAAGGCCAGTCTGAG AAGAAGGATGAGGACAATGATAAGGAACAGAAAGAGGACAAGAAGTAA
- the LOC129873813 gene encoding thiosulfate sulfurtransferase 18-like → MGNVFRNGIISLLVVLLLFCSSGAEVVTVDVHAARQLIRSGHRYLDVRTEEEFKKGHVENSLNIPYMLNAPQGMVKNPKFMEQVSSACDKEEKLIVGCKSGVRSLYATTDLLTAEFKHASNMGGGYQAWVENGFAVNKSQDEL, encoded by the exons ATGGGTAATGTTTTCCGGAATGGTATTATATCTCTTCTTGTTGTTCTGCTTCTGTTCTGTAGCTCAGGAGCAGAGGTTGTTACAGTAGATGTTCATGCAGCTCGTCAACTCATCCGATCTGGACACCGTTATCTTGATGTTAG GACagaagaagaattcaagaaagggCATGTAGAGAACTCTTTGAATATTCCCTATATGTTAAATGCTCCCCAAG GTATGGTGAAGAATCCAAAATTTATGGAGCAGGTATCTTCAGCATGTGACAAGGAAGAAAAGCTAATTGTG GGATGTAAAAGTGGTGTGAGGTCCCTGTATGCAACTACTGATCTTCTTACTGCT GAATTCAAGCATGCCAGCAACATGGGAGGGGGGTATCAAGCTTGGGTGGAGAATGGATTTGCTGTGAACAAATCACAAGATGAGCTTTGA
- the LOC129874343 gene encoding MLO-like protein 4 — MGNLEGESFAETPTWAVATVVTVLVSIGFLIHGSLKKFGKWLHRTKREPLYAALEKIKEELMVFGLLSLLMGHWIIYVAKICVKSSAVNSHFYPCSPPRNKTESAITGFVLSGSSYSNFSTSRLLLSSGHKDFCPEGLQSFASKESLEQLHRFLIVLGVSHVSYSFFAIALAMIKIYSWRTWENYAKSMALQTLEGSEEAVPNNTRMGRLSTFTFHQTTHPWSQHRALVWLLCFSRQFWSSINEADYMALRLGFITTHQLPLSYDFHKYMLRSMEEEFRDIVGISVPLWIFVILCVFLSFHGTNIYFWISSFPAILILLVGTKLHRVVVKLAVEIMDSSPLEGFHRFNLRDELFWFGTPRFLLRIIQFVSFQNAFEMATYIWSLWEIKGSSCFTDNQTFLVIRLSFGVISQFWCSFVTFPLYVIVAQMGSRYKKTIVSESVRTSLHGWRHKVKTRLEGSVVSPDTLLATTSLDPAEEDEADQIHTIATISTEVFDESTIVSEQEVPLEQSYTNEISECDELHIPLSPRNQREV; from the exons ATGGGGAATTTGGAAGGAGAGTCGTTTGCTGAAACACCCACATGGGCTGTGGCTACAGTCGTCACTGTTTTGGTGAGCATTGGTTTCTTGATCCATGGCAGTTTGAAGAAGTTCGGAAAG TGGTTGCATAGGACAAAGAGGGAACCTCTTTATGCTGCACTAGAGAAAATCAAGGAAG AGCTTATGGTTTTTGGACTGCTATCACTGTTGATGGGTCATTGGATCATTTATGTTGCAAAGATTTGTGTCAAATCGTCAGCCGTGAACAGCCACTTTTATCCATGTTCTCCGCCAAGAAACAAGACGGAGTCAGCAATTACAGGATTTGTTTTATCAGGTTCTTCATACTCGAATTTCTCAACTTCAAGGCTGCTGTTAAGCAGTGGACATAAAGATTTTTGTCCTGAG GGTCTCCAATCATTTGCTTCAAAGGAAAGCCTGGAGCAGCTCCATCGGTTTTTGATTGTCCTCGGTGTTAGCCACGTATCTTATAGCTTTTTTGCCATTGCCCTGGCAATGATCAAG ATATATAGCTGGAGAACATGGGAAAACTATGCCAAGTCAATGGCTCTTCAAACACTGGAAG GTTCTGAAGAAGCTGTCCCAAACAACACGAGAATGGGGCGTCTATCAACTTTTACTTTTCACCAGACCACTCACCCATGGAGCCAGCACAGAGCTCTTGTTTGGCTG CTTTGTTTCAGCCGCCAGTTCTGGAGTTCTATAAATGAAGCTGACTACATGGCTTTGCGCTTGGGTTTTATTACT ACTCATCAGCTGCCATTATCTTATGATTTCCATAAGTACATGCTTCGAAGCATGGAGGAAGAATTTCGTGATATTGTTGGCATTAG TGTTCCACTATGGATTTTCGTCATACTTTGTGTATTTTTAAGCTTTCATG GCACAAATATCTACTTTTGGATCTCCTCCTTTCCAGCTATC TTAATCCTTTTGGTTGGTACCAAGCTTCATCGCGTGGTGGTCAAGCTGGCAGTTGAAATCATGGACAGTAGTCCATTGGAAGGATTTCATCGGTTTAACCTCAGAGATGAGCTGTTCTGGTTTGGGACGCCTAGGTTTCTGCTGCGGATAATACAATTTGTATCATTCCAG AATGCATTTGAGATGGCAACATACATATGGTCACTG TGGGAAATTAAGGGATCTTCATGTTTCACAGACAATCAGACATTTCTCGTTATCCGCTTGTCATTTGG GGTTATTTCTCAATTCTGGTGTAGCTTTGTCACATTTCCCCTCTATGTTATTGTTGCCCAG ATGGGTTCGAGATACAAGAAGACCATTGTTTCAGAGAGCGTTAGGACTTCACTACATGGATGGCGACACAAAGTGAAAACCAGACTAGAAGGTTCTGTTGTTTCTCCAGACACATTATTAGCAACCACATCATTAGACCCCGCGGAGGAGGATGAGGCAGATCAAATTCATACCATTGCTACTATCAGCACAGAGGTATTTGATGAGAGTACCATTGTGTCGGAACAAGAAGTCCCTCTTGAACAAAGTTACACGAATGAAATCTCAGAATGTGATGAGTTACATATTCCACTTTCTCCTAGAAATCAAAGAGAGGTTTGA